In Pseudomonadota bacterium, the following proteins share a genomic window:
- a CDS encoding DUF2914 domain-containing protein, with protein MKTTYVSAILAAIFLCAGCSSGGAEPLPNDAKPAVRADAEPAPAPEPAAPAPEPAAAPDPAAVDPVAAVPIDPSAPEAAPEVKLLEREGVSLASLVIARGVEKRQPVEPDTSFSLAGGNKLYAIMEVNNPEKLGSELSVAWLLEGSGTERGAVTLAVGEQPKWRTWAYHSGFKKPGRWAAIVRDAGGVELGRATFDVTD; from the coding sequence ATGAAGACGACATACGTTTCCGCGATCCTGGCCGCTATCTTCCTGTGCGCCGGCTGCTCGTCCGGCGGGGCCGAGCCTCTGCCGAACGACGCGAAGCCGGCGGTGCGCGCCGACGCCGAGCCCGCTCCAGCGCCGGAGCCCGCGGCACCCGCGCCCGAGCCCGCCGCGGCCCCCGACCCGGCGGCCGTCGATCCGGTCGCCGCCGTGCCGATCGATCCGTCCGCGCCCGAGGCCGCCCCCGAGGTTAAGCTCCTCGAGCGCGAGGGCGTCTCGCTCGCCTCGCTCGTGATCGCGCGCGGCGTGGAGAAGCGGCAGCCGGTGGAGCCGGACACGTCGTTCAGCCTCGCCGGCGGCAACAAGCTGTACGCGATCATGGAGGTGAACAACCCCGAGAAGCTCGGCTCCGAGCTGAGCGTCGCCTGGCTCCTCGAGGGCTCGGGCACGGAGCGCGGCGCGGTGACGCTGGCCGTGGGGGAGCAGCCGAAGTGGCGGACGTGGGCGTACCACTCGGGCTTCAAGAAGCCCGGCCGCTGGGCCGCGATCGTCCGCGACGCGGGCGGCGTCGAGCTCGGCCGCGCGACGTTCGACGTGACCGATTAA
- a CDS encoding exopolyphosphatase — translation MQLITRSDFDGLVCAVLLVEAGVVDKFKFVHPKDVQDGLVEVTEDDILANVPYVKGCGLWFDHHSSEDERLLLEEDFRMKGDSRPAPSCARVVYEYYGGAERFSKLDASGLMTAVDKSDSGDLELEDIRDPKGWILLAFVMDPRTGLGRFRDYRVSNYQLMEDMIGYCRTMSAEQILELPDVKERVERYGAQQKAFEEALRSHSRTDGNVVVTDFRDLEEIPSGNRFTVYALYPEQNISVLALWGKDKQNTVFTMGHSITNRGSMTDVGSLMLKYRGGGHQKVGTCQVKNDDAERVLAELVTKAKAAG, via the coding sequence ATGCAACTCATCACAAGGTCCGATTTCGACGGCCTCGTCTGCGCGGTGCTGCTCGTGGAGGCCGGCGTGGTGGACAAGTTCAAGTTCGTGCACCCCAAGGACGTCCAGGACGGGCTGGTCGAGGTAACGGAAGACGACATCCTGGCCAACGTGCCGTACGTCAAGGGCTGCGGGCTCTGGTTCGACCACCACTCGAGCGAGGACGAGCGCCTCCTCCTCGAGGAGGACTTCCGGATGAAGGGGGACAGCCGCCCGGCGCCGAGCTGCGCCCGCGTGGTCTACGAATACTACGGCGGGGCCGAGCGCTTCTCGAAGCTCGACGCGAGCGGGCTCATGACCGCGGTGGACAAGTCCGACTCCGGAGACCTCGAGCTCGAGGACATCCGCGATCCCAAGGGCTGGATCCTCCTGGCCTTCGTCATGGATCCGCGCACCGGGCTCGGCCGCTTCCGCGACTACCGCGTCAGCAACTACCAGCTGATGGAGGACATGATCGGCTACTGCCGCACGATGTCGGCCGAGCAGATCCTCGAGCTGCCGGACGTCAAGGAGCGCGTCGAGCGGTACGGCGCGCAGCAGAAGGCGTTCGAGGAGGCGCTGCGCTCGCACAGCCGCACCGACGGGAACGTCGTGGTCACCGACTTCCGCGATCTCGAGGAGATCCCGAGCGGCAACCGCTTCACCGTCTACGCGCTCTATCCGGAGCAGAACATCTCCGTGCTCGCCCTGTGGGGCAAGGACAAGCAGAACACCGTCTTCACGATGGGCCACTCCATCACGAACCGCGGCTCGATGACCGACGTCGGCTCGCTGATGCTCAAGTATCGAGGCGGCGGCCACCAGAAGGTCGGCACCTGCCAGGTCAAGAACGACGACGCCGAGCGCGTGCTCGCCGAGCTCGTCACGAAGGCCAAGGCCGCGGGCTGA
- a CDS encoding fructose-1,6-bisphosphatase, with the protein MAAVPWSKVRTLESTIGKEQRLHPHSRGIFSDLVRRIGLASKVVVANVKRAALLDRSIAMAGERPAVPSQIHLVANDVMKSALVWMPSVAGLVSSEENGVVRLPEKPRAADQYIVFFTPIDGRSIAEANGSLGTIFSVYRCISGYSTARHEDFLQPPYKQAAAGYVLYGSSTMLVLTTGHGVHGFTLDPEIGEYILSHENILIPDKVRCFSANRAKTPYWDEPSQRFATLLTGGAEPRYEKTSSRYIGSLVADFHRNLLYGGVFMYPTNQATGEDKLRLLFECGPLAMIIEQAGGLATTGRERILDIRPTEMQQTVPLVIGPRREIEP; encoded by the coding sequence ATGGCCGCAGTACCGTGGTCGAAAGTCCGCACGCTCGAGAGCACCATCGGCAAGGAGCAGCGGCTCCACCCCCACTCTCGAGGCATCTTCTCGGACCTGGTGCGCCGCATCGGCCTCGCGAGCAAGGTGGTCGTCGCCAACGTGAAGCGCGCCGCGCTGCTCGACCGGTCGATCGCCATGGCCGGCGAGCGCCCCGCGGTGCCGTCGCAGATCCACCTCGTCGCGAACGACGTCATGAAGTCCGCGCTCGTCTGGATGCCGTCGGTCGCCGGGCTCGTGAGCAGCGAGGAGAACGGCGTCGTCAGGCTCCCGGAGAAGCCGCGCGCGGCGGATCAGTACATCGTCTTCTTCACCCCGATCGACGGGCGCTCGATCGCGGAGGCGAACGGCTCGCTCGGGACGATCTTCTCGGTCTATCGGTGCATCAGCGGCTACTCGACCGCGCGGCACGAGGACTTCCTGCAGCCCCCGTACAAGCAGGCCGCGGCGGGCTACGTCCTCTACGGCTCGAGCACGATGCTCGTGCTCACGACCGGGCACGGCGTCCACGGCTTCACGCTCGATCCCGAGATCGGCGAGTACATCCTCTCGCACGAGAACATCCTGATCCCGGACAAGGTGAGGTGCTTCTCCGCCAACCGCGCCAAGACACCGTACTGGGACGAGCCGAGCCAGCGGTTCGCGACGCTGCTGACCGGCGGCGCGGAGCCGCGCTACGAGAAGACGAGCTCGCGGTACATCGGCTCGCTCGTCGCGGACTTCCACCGCAACCTCCTCTACGGCGGCGTCTTCATGTACCCGACGAACCAGGCGACCGGCGAGGACAAGCTGCGGCTCCTGTTCGAGTGCGGGCCGCTCGCGATGATCATCGAGCAGGCCGGCGGGCTCGCGACGACGGGCCGCGAGCGGATCCTCGACATCCGGCCGACCGAGATGCAGCAGACGGTGCCGCTCGTGATAGGCCCGCGGCGCGAGATCGAGCCC
- a CDS encoding benzoate-CoA ligase family protein, protein MKTDEDEIETFNAADYFIDRNIRQGRGHKTALYFKDRKYTYNDLQKMVNKTANALVELGLRIEDRVVLLMLDTPEFYACFWGAIRIGAVPVPVNTMLTPDDYHYFLNDSRARALMVSESLVPTIYKVTGDLPYLRDLIVLEEGVGAHLPFKQKYRQAPSTCKSAPTSRDDVAFWLYSSGSTGFPKGAIHSQHDMIDCAEGFAKGVIGLNEDDITLSAARLFFAYGLGNSNFFPLSVGGSAVLYPDRPTPELIFGLLCKHKPTVFFGVPTLYAAMLDYAAKNDQLHGTEPDPNGAHALSSVRLCVSAGEALPPDVYTRWKERYGVEIIDGIGSTEMLHIFLSNRPGKVKPGSTGTPVPGYECKLLNDDGTETPTGEIGTLHVKGNSAAQFYWRKREKTRKTMVGEWINTGDKFMKDAEGFYWCHGRGDDMLKVGGIWVSPVEVERAITGHDAVLECAVVGHPDKDNLVKPKAFVVLKDKAGASEALADELKAFVRDRLAKYKYPRWIEFVDDIPKTSTGKFMRFKLRGQG, encoded by the coding sequence ATGAAAACCGACGAAGACGAAATCGAAACGTTCAACGCGGCGGACTACTTCATCGACAGGAACATCCGGCAGGGTCGGGGCCACAAGACGGCGCTCTACTTCAAGGACCGGAAGTACACCTACAACGACCTCCAGAAGATGGTGAACAAGACGGCGAACGCGCTCGTCGAGCTCGGCCTGCGCATCGAGGATCGCGTCGTGCTCCTCATGCTCGACACGCCCGAGTTCTACGCCTGCTTCTGGGGCGCGATCCGCATCGGCGCCGTGCCCGTGCCGGTGAACACGATGCTCACGCCGGACGACTACCACTACTTCCTCAACGACAGCCGCGCGCGGGCGCTCATGGTGAGCGAGAGCCTCGTGCCGACGATCTACAAGGTCACGGGCGACCTGCCGTACCTGCGCGACCTCATCGTGCTCGAGGAGGGCGTGGGCGCCCACCTGCCGTTCAAGCAGAAGTACAGGCAGGCGCCGAGCACCTGCAAGTCCGCGCCGACCTCGCGCGACGACGTCGCGTTCTGGCTCTACTCCTCGGGCTCGACCGGGTTCCCGAAGGGCGCGATCCACTCCCAGCACGACATGATCGACTGCGCCGAGGGGTTCGCAAAGGGCGTGATCGGCCTGAACGAGGACGACATCACCCTGTCCGCCGCGCGCCTCTTCTTCGCGTACGGCCTCGGCAACTCGAACTTCTTCCCGCTGTCGGTCGGCGGCTCCGCGGTGCTCTACCCGGATCGCCCGACGCCGGAGCTCATCTTCGGCCTCCTCTGCAAGCACAAGCCCACGGTCTTCTTCGGCGTGCCGACCCTCTACGCGGCCATGCTCGACTACGCCGCCAAGAACGATCAGCTGCACGGGACCGAGCCGGATCCCAACGGGGCGCACGCGCTCTCCTCGGTGCGCCTGTGCGTCTCCGCGGGCGAGGCGCTGCCGCCGGACGTCTACACGCGCTGGAAGGAGCGCTACGGCGTGGAGATCATCGACGGCATCGGCTCGACCGAGATGCTCCACATCTTCCTCTCCAACCGGCCCGGGAAGGTGAAGCCGGGCAGCACGGGCACCCCGGTGCCGGGGTACGAGTGCAAGCTGCTCAACGACGACGGCACGGAGACGCCCACGGGCGAGATCGGCACGCTGCACGTCAAGGGGAACAGCGCGGCGCAGTTCTACTGGCGCAAGCGCGAGAAGACCCGCAAGACGATGGTCGGCGAGTGGATCAACACCGGCGACAAGTTCATGAAGGACGCGGAGGGCTTCTACTGGTGTCACGGCCGCGGCGACGACATGCTCAAGGTCGGCGGCATCTGGGTGTCGCCGGTCGAGGTCGAGCGCGCGATCACGGGCCACGACGCGGTGCTCGAGTGCGCGGTGGTCGGCCACCCGGACAAGGACAATCTCGTCAAGCCCAAGGCGTTCGTCGTGCTCAAGGACAAGGCGGGGGCCTCGGAGGCGCTCGCCGACGAGCTCAAGGCGTTCGTGCGGGACAGGCTCGCCAAGTACAAGTACCCGCGCTGGATCGAGTTCGTGGACGACATCCCGAAGACGTCCACCGGCAAGTTCATGCGGTTCAAGCTGCGGGGGCAGGGGTAA
- a CDS encoding IgGFc-binding protein, with protein MRTRLVGTGVFALVAFGAACCSSDKRSTGGGDGDSDADTDTDSDSDSDSDTGYDGPSIPPTCADAAEALTSVGCEFWTVDMDNWDDSSGFSQSADPLDYAVVVSNPHQDQSASVSLESGNGAVIFSTTLAPLALEVIDVACAAGCLVGPAEVNIQGIGVDKAFRLTSDVPVLAYQWNPYGAEIFSTDASLLVPVTSLTGTYLAASWPTVTPGTDMTILSQVTVVATEDGTAVTFIPKVAVEAYNGIGPLAAGSESAAFSLDAGDVLTIRSDAVGGDLTGTVVQANKTVAVFGGNSCAVAPTVDYCCCDHIEEQILPLEAWGTSTVLARPLPRLGCSAAQDPALWRIIAGTDNMTVTFNPPAPAPAGSSYTFAAQGDVLEFMTSENHLATGVFGSSSDPAPFFAYEVMTGALYVTCSAAQEGDPYMLQSPPAGQFLDRYVFSTDNVFDFAYDQIIVVREAGVTVELDCLGELPPDSFFPVGSTGWEVGYVVIDNPENTTGCLDGAHTLEASAPVGLSVVGTDYCQSYGYLGGVGVRSINPNPVIE; from the coding sequence ATGCGTACGCGGCTCGTGGGTACAGGGGTTTTCGCGCTCGTCGCCTTCGGCGCGGCCTGCTGCTCCAGCGACAAGCGCTCGACCGGCGGCGGCGACGGTGACTCGGACGCCGACACGGACACCGACTCGGACTCCGACTCGGACTCCGACACGGGATACGACGGGCCGTCGATCCCGCCGACGTGCGCGGACGCGGCCGAGGCGCTGACCTCGGTGGGGTGCGAGTTCTGGACCGTGGACATGGACAACTGGGACGACAGCTCCGGCTTCTCGCAGTCCGCCGATCCGCTCGACTACGCGGTCGTGGTTTCGAACCCCCACCAGGACCAGAGCGCGTCGGTGTCGCTGGAGTCCGGGAACGGCGCCGTCATCTTCTCGACCACCCTGGCGCCGCTGGCGCTCGAGGTGATCGACGTCGCCTGCGCGGCCGGCTGCCTCGTCGGCCCGGCCGAGGTGAACATCCAGGGGATCGGCGTCGACAAGGCGTTCCGCCTGACCTCGGACGTGCCGGTGCTCGCCTACCAGTGGAACCCCTACGGCGCGGAGATCTTCTCCACCGACGCCTCGCTCCTGGTGCCGGTCACGAGCCTGACCGGGACCTACCTCGCGGCGTCGTGGCCCACGGTCACGCCCGGCACCGACATGACCATCCTGTCGCAGGTCACGGTGGTCGCGACCGAGGACGGCACCGCGGTGACCTTCATCCCGAAGGTCGCGGTCGAGGCGTACAACGGCATCGGCCCGCTCGCGGCCGGGAGCGAGTCGGCGGCGTTCTCGCTCGACGCCGGCGACGTGCTCACCATCCGCTCGGACGCCGTGGGCGGCGACCTCACCGGCACGGTGGTGCAGGCGAACAAGACGGTCGCGGTGTTCGGCGGCAACTCGTGCGCCGTGGCGCCGACCGTCGACTACTGCTGCTGCGACCACATCGAGGAGCAGATCCTCCCGCTCGAGGCGTGGGGCACGAGCACGGTGCTCGCGCGGCCGCTGCCGCGGCTGGGCTGCTCGGCCGCACAGGACCCGGCGCTCTGGCGCATCATCGCCGGCACGGACAACATGACCGTGACGTTCAATCCGCCGGCGCCCGCGCCCGCCGGCTCGTCGTACACGTTCGCCGCGCAGGGCGACGTGCTGGAGTTCATGACGTCGGAAAACCACCTCGCGACCGGAGTCTTCGGCTCGTCCTCGGACCCGGCGCCGTTCTTCGCGTACGAGGTGATGACCGGCGCCCTGTACGTGACCTGCTCCGCCGCGCAGGAAGGCGACCCGTACATGCTCCAGTCGCCGCCGGCCGGGCAGTTCCTCGACCGGTACGTGTTCAGCACGGACAACGTGTTCGACTTCGCGTACGACCAAATCATCGTCGTCCGCGAGGCCGGGGTCACGGTAGAGCTGGACTGCCTCGGCGAGCTGCCGCCGGACAGCTTCTTTCCGGTCGGCAGCACCGGGTGGGAGGTCGGCTACGTCGTCATCGACAACCCGGAAAACACGACAGGCTGCCTGGACGGCGCGCACACGCTCGAGGCGTCGGCGCCGGTCGGGCTCTCGGTCGTCGGCACCGACTACTGCCAGTCGTACGGCTACCTCGGCGGGGTGGGCGTGCGCTCCATCAACCCGAACCCGGTGATCGAGTGA
- a CDS encoding Rpn family recombination-promoting nuclease/putative transposase: MGERDRGYKRLFSHPVMVRDLLTGFVREEWVKELDLDTLERQVGSFVSDDLREREDDMIWRVRFRDQWLYVYVLLEFQSAVDRFMAARVMTYVGLLYQDLIRRKELVDGRMLPPVVPIVLHAGDEAWTAATDVGELVCEAPFGLERWRPRISYLLLEERLLSDSGDPSLRNLAGALFRLEHDRAPGAILEVVNALVAWLGTPEQSELRRAFETMLARVLQPKLSSEHAAPTLMETRTMLETHLERWEREWRERGEAQGRAIGEEKGRAEGRAEGRAEGRAEGQSAVLLRLLERRFGPLDATARERLAAATPEQLLAYSDLVLDAPSLDAVLGE; this comes from the coding sequence ATGGGCGAACGCGACCGCGGTTACAAACGACTCTTTTCGCACCCCGTCATGGTGCGTGATCTTCTCACCGGGTTCGTGCGCGAAGAGTGGGTCAAGGAGCTCGACCTCGACACACTTGAACGCCAGGTGGGTAGTTTCGTCTCCGACGACCTTCGCGAGCGCGAGGACGATATGATCTGGCGCGTCCGCTTCCGCGACCAGTGGCTGTACGTTTACGTCCTGCTCGAGTTCCAAAGCGCGGTGGACCGCTTCATGGCCGCGCGAGTCATGACCTATGTCGGGCTTCTGTATCAGGACCTCATCCGGCGCAAGGAGCTTGTCGATGGAAGGATGTTGCCCCCGGTCGTGCCGATCGTACTGCACGCAGGCGACGAGGCGTGGACCGCCGCGACCGATGTCGGCGAGCTCGTTTGTGAAGCACCGTTCGGGCTCGAACGCTGGCGCCCACGTATCTCTTACCTGCTGCTCGAGGAACGATTGCTCAGCGATTCGGGGGATCCGTCGTTGCGCAACCTCGCAGGGGCGCTGTTCCGACTGGAGCACGATCGCGCGCCGGGTGCTATACTCGAGGTCGTGAACGCGCTCGTCGCCTGGCTCGGTACGCCGGAGCAATCGGAACTGCGACGCGCGTTCGAGACGATGCTGGCACGGGTGCTGCAACCGAAACTGAGCTCCGAGCATGCGGCGCCCACGCTGATGGAGACGAGGACAATGCTCGAGACACATCTCGAAAGATGGGAACGCGAGTGGCGCGAGCGCGGCGAGGCACAAGGGCGAGCCATCGGAGAGGAAAAGGGCCGGGCGGAAGGCCGGGCGGAAGGCCGGGCGGAAGGCCGGGCGGAAGGCCAGTCTGCGGTTCTGCTCCGCCTGCTCGAGAGGCGCTTCGGACCGCTTGACGCGACGGCCCGCGAGCGGTTAGCCGCAGCTACCCCCGAACAGCTCCTCGCCTACTCCGACCTCGTGCTCGACGCACCGAGCCTCGACGCCGTCTTGGGAGAGTAG
- a CDS encoding tyrosine-protein phosphatase — MRLTAELRPVLLVLVGALIGGALVYTVLSYKHSTGPFTGDVRQIAGRPLSWAQPLAHPPLKNFYKVSDDLFRGAQPTREGFVALERLGVRTDVNLRLGGSDAALVAGTRIALVEIPAEPWELEAEDVEAFLSIFSDRKRAPVFVHCSHGADRTGAMTAIYRVAIQGWSKEDAVAEMTRGGFGFHAIWENLPAFVAALDVAAVKRKAGLPE; from the coding sequence GTGAGGTTGACCGCAGAGCTCCGCCCCGTCCTCCTCGTCCTCGTCGGCGCCCTGATAGGCGGCGCGCTCGTGTACACCGTGCTGTCGTACAAGCACTCCACCGGCCCGTTCACGGGAGACGTCCGCCAGATCGCCGGCCGGCCGCTTTCCTGGGCGCAGCCGCTCGCCCATCCGCCGCTCAAGAACTTCTACAAGGTCTCCGACGATCTCTTCCGCGGCGCCCAGCCCACGCGCGAGGGGTTCGTCGCGCTCGAGCGCCTCGGGGTGCGGACCGACGTCAACCTGCGGCTCGGCGGCTCGGACGCGGCGCTCGTCGCGGGCACGCGGATCGCGCTCGTCGAGATCCCGGCCGAGCCGTGGGAGCTCGAGGCGGAGGACGTCGAGGCGTTCCTCTCGATCTTCTCGGATAGGAAGCGCGCGCCGGTGTTCGTGCACTGCAGCCACGGCGCGGATCGCACGGGCGCCATGACGGCGATCTACCGCGTCGCGATCCAGGGGTGGAGCAAGGAGGACGCGGTCGCCGAGATGACCCGCGGCGGCTTCGGCTTCCACGCGATCTGGGAGAACCTGCCCGCGTTCGTCGCCGCGCTCGACGTCGCCGCCGTCAAGCGGAAGGCCGGGCTTCCGGAGTAG